In a genomic window of Gouania willdenowi chromosome 11, fGouWil2.1, whole genome shotgun sequence:
- the LOC114472347 gene encoding uncharacterized protein LOC114472347 has product MLVVEELKKKIPNATQVSKMMDQTFPLRRREIVTKEPDVQRMVERWPALFTERQVVAEFNRITSKNLEGDFYKALDQHTPRFIELFRSKKGMSGQKLTDLMCHINWMSPDVTALRSVVLKGLPILLGDDSSEVYKTCYDTTKEEVLASVTVGVLTVVSEDPQQQLLNAVHFQPISNAIIIEGGTVMDNIRDFPQAVCLIFGLIYALHLDYPKCMANTFTFIQAVMLGLGSKSLPPKLLGLKNKLLM; this is encoded by the exons ATGTTGGTCGTAGAggaattgaagaaaaaaatacccaaTGCCACTCAAGTCTCAAAAATGATGGACCAAACATTCCCACTGCGCAGAAGAGAGATAGTGACAAAGGAGCCTGATGTGCAGAGAATGGTTGAAAGATGGCCAGCACTCTTCACTGAGAGACAG GTTGTTGCTGAGTTTAATCGCATCACAAGTAAGAATCTTGAAGGAGACTTTTACAAAGCCCTAGACCAACATACCCCACGCTTCATTGAACTTTTCAGATCCAAAAAAGGAATGTCAGGACAAAAACTGACCGACTTGATGTGCCACATAAACTGGATG tcgcCAGATGTGACAGCACTTCGTTCTGTTGTCCTCAAAGGCCTTCCTATTCTACTTGGTGATGACTCCAGTGAAGTGTACAAGACTTGCTAT GATACAACTAAAGAAGAGGTACTCGCCTCAGTGACAGTTGGGGTGCTGACAGTTGTCAGTGAAGATCCTCAGCAACAGCTTCTAAATGCAGTGCACTTCCAACCCATTTCCAATGCCATCATCATTGAGGGAGGTACTGTCATGGACAATATTAGGGACTTTCCCCAGGCAGTCTGCCTCATCTTTGGGCTTATATATGCCCTTCACTTAGATTACCCAAAATGCATGGCAAACACGTTCACGTTCATTCAAGCCGTCATGCTTGGATTGGGAAGCAAATCCCTCCCCCCAAAATTGCTaggtttgaaaaataaactactGATGTAG